The Coffea eugenioides isolate CCC68of unplaced genomic scaffold, Ceug_1.0 ScVebR1_3597;HRSCAF=5033, whole genome shotgun sequence genome window below encodes:
- the LOC113758083 gene encoding uncharacterized protein LOC113758083 produces the protein MEKLRVLTRQLREEQFSIASQRLDLEVESTNLGGENLSDPGQEDIPMANARTLRELTAPELPQQPLCITFPTLAENTSFELKSGLIHLLPTFHGLSGEEPHKHIQEFDVVCSSMKPPRITEEQIKLRVFPFSLKNAGKDWLYYLPAGSITTWAQLKKKFLEKFFLASRVASLRKEICSIKQYPGESLYDYWERFNKLYTRCPQHQISEQLLIQYFYEGLQSSDRSIIDAASGGALANKTPREAWLLIEAMAKNSQPFGFRESNPTRRVNEMETISIQQQISELISFVQQLAAGNMHQAKACGICTNVGHPTDSCPLLQEDGVEQVNMAGGVPAPRRPYDPYSNTYNSGWRDHPNSNYGNRLQNSFSNRPLGFQQPWQKSQSSSSSQGVP, from the coding sequence atggaaaagttacgggttctcacaagacAGCTCAGGGAGGAGCAATTTAGCATTGCATCTCAGAGACTGGATCTAGAGGTTGAGTCAACAAATTTGGGTGGTGAAAATTTAAGTGACCCAGGCCAAGAGGACATCCCTATGGCGAATGCAAGAACACTAAGGGAGCTGACTGCCCCAGAATTACCCCAGCAGCCTCTGTGCATCACATTTCCAACTTTAGCTGAGAATACCTCCTTCGAACTAAAGTCAGGATTAATTCACCTCCTACCCACGTTCCATGGCCTCTCAGGTGAGGAACCCCACAAACACATCCAGGAGTTTGATGTGGTATGCTCCAGTATGAAACCCCCAAGAATTACTGAGGAGCAGATTAAACTCAGAGTCTTCCCTTTCTCCCTCAAGAATGCAGGGAAGGATTGGTTATACTACCTACCtgcaggtagtatcaccacATGGGCCCAACTTAAgaagaaatttttggaaaaattcttccTTGCATCCCGGGTTGCAAGTCTAAGAAAAGAGATATGCAGCATTAAGCAATATCCTGGAGAATCCTTGTATGACTATTGGGAGAGGTTCAATAAGTTGTACACTAGATGCCcacagcatcaaattagtgaacaactatTGATCCAATATTTCTATGAGGGACTCCAGTCGTCCGACAGGAGTATCATTGATGCTGCTAGCGGAGGCGCATTGGCAAATAAGACCCCGAGGGAAGCATGGCTGCTTATTGAAGCTATGGCAAAAAATTCTCAACCGTTTGGTTTCCGTGAGAGTAACCCTACCCGCAGGGTTAATGAGATGGAGACGATATCTATTCAGCAGCAGATATCAGAGCTGATATCTTTTGTTCAACAATTAGCTGCGGGAAACATGCACCAAGCAAAGGCCTGTGGAATTTGCACAAATGTGGGCCATCCCACTGACTCGTGCCCTTTGTTGCAAGAGGATGGGGTTGAACAAGTGAACATGGCtggaggcgtgcccgcgcctCGAAGACCATACGACCCATACTCCAACACGTACAATTCGGGTTGGAGAGATCACCCCAATTCCAACTATGGGAATAGGCTACAGAATTCATTCTCCAATCGTCCACTAGGATTTCAACAACCGTGGCAAAAGTCTCAATCCTCGTCCTCTAGCCAGGGAGTTCCTTGA